The genomic region ACCTCCGCGCCGGTGCGACGGCGCGAGGAGGTGCTCAAGGCCGGATGGGAGCGCTGGAAGGAGGGCTCCGGTTCGAAGCTCACCTTCCCGGGCGTACGGCTCTACCTGCTGCACTCGCTGGCGCACCTGCTGATGACGGAGGTGGCGTTGGAGTGCGGCTATCCCGCGAGCTCCATCCGCGAGCGGCTGTACTGCGCGCCGCACAGCGATGCCGTCCCCATGGCGGGCATCCTGCTGATGACAGGCACCACGGGCGCGGAGGGAACGCTGGGCGGCTTGGTGGAGGAGGGCCGGAGGCTGGGGCAACACCTGTCCCGGGCACTGGAGGACGCGCGCCTCTGCTCCAACGACCCTGTGTGCGCGCACCACGAGCCGACCGGCCGTGACGACCGCGACCTGGAAGGCGCCGCGTGCCACGGCTGCCTCTTCCTCCCTGAGTGCTCTTGCGAGCGCTTCAACCAATACCTCGACCGCGCGCTCGTCGTGCCCACGCTGGGCCACGAAGACGTCGCCTTCCTGAAGACGTCGTGGACCTGAGCGGCGTGGCTACGCCAGACCTGGAGCGGCTGAGGGCCGTGGTGGCCTCGCGGAGACTCGGGTTTCCGCTGTCGCGGCTGGCGCTCCAGGGCGAGGGGCTGGAGCCGCTGGCGGGCGAGGCCGCGGCGTTGAATGCGCTGGGACGGGAGGGCGCTCTCGTGCTCCTGGACACGCTGCTCGTGGAGCGGCGCGGAAGAGCCCGGCGTCCGGAGCTGGTGTGGACGGGGCCGGAGACCCGCTGGAGCGGCGCACGCGACACGGCGGTGGTGCTGGCGGACCTGTTCCACAAGGCCACAAACACGGTGCTGGTTGCCGGGTTCGCGTTCGACCATGCGGCGGAGGTCCTGAGGCCGCTGCATGAAGCACTCAGCCGGGCGTGGGTTGCCGGCTCTATGCCAGTGCATCGGTGGCCTCGGCGTTCCTGCGGGAGCACTGGCCGTTCGGGCCACCGTTTCCGGAGTGCCACGGCTTCTCGCCGGAGAAGGGAGTCTTCGCCAGCCTGCATGCGAAGTGCGTCGTGGTGGACGCGCGGTGGGTCTTCGTGACGTCCGCGAACTTCACCGACCGGGGACAGACACGGAACATCGAGGTGGGCGTGCTGCTGGAGGATGCGCACCTGGCGGCGGTGCTGGAGTCCCAGTTCTCCACGGGGGAGTGGTTCTCAAGGGTCGCCTGACACGCCGTCGCGCCGGATAGAGTCCGGCACATGCGTCCCGTGACGAGCCTCTGGGTGGCCTGTGTCCTGCTGACAGCGTGTGCTGGAGGTTCACGGCATTCCCGGCATGGGGACCTGGGGTTCGTGGATTCGGAGACCGCCGGCAAGGCACGGCACGCGGCGTATGTGGCGGAACAGGCCTCCGCGCGGGCCGCGACCCAGGCCATGGCCTCCCCATTGGTCAAGGCCATTCCTCCGGCCGTGCTCGCGCTGATGCAGCAGGACCATGGCGCGGATGAACTGGAGAAGCAGCTCGCCGCATGTGCAGTCCAGGCGGAGAAGTTGGGGAACGCGCGCTACTTCCGGGACCGGCCTCCGACGCGCCAGGAGTGCGCCGAGGTGGTGGAGCAGGACCGCTGCGGCAAGCCCGTCACCCGGGCGATGCAGTTAGGGAAACAGAAGCACGTGCTCGCCCTCCAGTGCGCGGAAGCGGTGCTGAAGGAGCTGTGGCCCGCGCCCTTCAGCATTGAGCAGCGCTACCGCTACTACCCGAACGCCCGTTTCCTGGAGACCATCAGCAAGGCGAAGGAAGCGCAGCTCATCGCCGACGGCTGCACCGAGGAACTCCGAGGCACCATCAAGCCGGACATCGTCCTGCACGGAGACCGCAACCTGCTGAAGTCCGCGCTCACCCTGGACTTCAAGTTCCCGTGTCCTGACTCCAATCTCCCGAATTGGACGCAGTACGGCCGGGGCAGTCCCTACGAAGACATGTCCCAGAAAACCATTTATGAGGACGCGTTGGGGGGAGAGGCCCTGCTCATTTCGCCCCGCAGGGGAATCGAGAGGTGACGCCATGACAAAGGACTATCCAGTCATCCGCCTGTGGTCGAAAGGCGAGCCTCCCGTCCCCACGGCCCGCGATGGCGTCGTCCTCCACTTTTTCATTCAGCATGAGCACAAGGAGGCCGCGCTGGCGGCATGGCGCGCGTTGCAGCACTACCGTCAGGCCATTCCCCCTGGCTCGCTGGGTTGGTATGGAGCGGACGATGGCGACATCCTGGAGCTCGACGACAGGGGCTGGGAGGTCGCACGCCAGAAGATGATCGAGCGTCCCTCAGGCTACAGCGGAAGTGCGCTGCTGCTGGAAAGCCCAGGAGGAGGAGAGGTCTCCAGCGGCTACATCTTCGAATACGAAGGCTGGTCCAGCGACAATCCCTTCGGCAAGGTGCCCTTCGTCTCGGTGTCATTCACGTTTCCCACCGAATACCTCCAGGAGAACGGAGCAGCCTCGTTTCGCGCCCTGGCACTAGAGCTGGCTCAAGAGCTGCCCTTCAGCTTCGGCTACGCCAGCTTCGCCATCATTTCTCCGGGAAGCCACTGGAGCTCCACGAGGGGAGAGCTGATCGAAGCGCTCCTCATCCGATACCCAGGCCTGGACCTGCACAACATCGAAGACTTCGGCCCCATCATCGGGACCCGTGCGCTGGGCCCCCACTGGCTCACGTTCCTGGGACAGCCCCTGCTGGGACAGCCGGGCGGCATCGACGCGCTCCGGAACGTGCTCCCCTTCCCAGAGGTCTCCCTGCTCCCCATGGACGGCGACCGCGTCCTCGTCACCCTGGACGAGTGGCCAGACCCCATCGACACACAGACGAAGGCCATTCCCCCCCAGTACCGCGCACTGGCCCGCCTGATGGAGCCCTTCCTCTTCCAGTACGAAGGCAAAGAGCTGCTCCCCTACCAACACGACACGAACCAGTGGCTCCGCCGGTTCCTCCAACCCTGAAGCCAGGACGACGTCCCGCGATGAGCCTGTGGGTGGCTTGCGCCCTGCTGACTGCGTGTGCTGGCGGTTCACGGCATTCCCGGCACGGAGAGCTGGGGTTCGTGGACTCGGAGACCGCCGGCAAGGCACGGCACGCGGCGTATGTGGCAGAACAGGCGTCCGCGCGGGCGGCGGCGTCGACCCTGGTCCAGGCGGCGCCCGTCCTGCTTGGCTTGATGCAGCAAGACCACGACGCCGTGGATGAGTTGGAGGAACGCCTCGCGGAGTGTGCTGCCCGGGCTGAGCAGGTGGGGAATGCGCGCTACTTCCACGGGCGGCCTCCCACGCGGCAGGAATGCAGCGAGATCGTCGAGAAGGATCGCTGTGGCAACCCCATCACGCGCGCAATGCAGTTGGGAAAGCAGAAGCACGTGCTCGCGCTTCAGTGCGCGGAAGAGGGGTTGAAGGAACTGTGGCCCGCGCCCTTCAGCATCGAGCAGCGCTACCGCTACTACCCGAACGCCCGCTTCTTGGAGACCATCAGCCCGCGGGAGGAAGCGCGCCTCATTGCCCAGGGATGCACCGAGGAACTCCGGGGCACCATCAAGCCCGACCTCGTGCTCCACGGAGACCGCGACCTGCTCAAGTCCGCGCTCACCCTGGACTTCAAGTTCCCTTGCCCTGATAGCAACCTGCCAAAGTGGACGGAGTATGGCCCCAGCAGTCCATACATCGGCAGGGACCAGGGTGAGATCTACAAGGCAGCACTGGGCGGACCGGCGCTACTCATCTCTCCGGGCAATGGAGTGAGGCCGCGATGAGGGACAACTTTCCAAGCATCCAGCTTCGCGCCAGGAAAGGCTGGCTCGCGGGACGCGATGGCATCGTCATCTCCTTCTTCATCCAGCGCACCCCCGCGGATTTCGCCCCTGCGGTATGGCGCGCCCTGCAAACCTATCTTCGAGCCATTCCTGCTGGAACGCTGGGTTGGTACCCGTCCGACGACGGAGACATGGCTCCTCTCGATGACGCCGGATGGAAACACCTCCGGCAGTGTCTGCTGGAGCCGCCCTGGAACGGTCTCCGATCCATCGAACTCATGGAGAGTCCGAGCGAGGCTGGCGGCTATCACTTCGAATACTACGGGCGGCAACTCGGGGATCCCATCCTTGAGGACCCCATCAGCTCGGTGTCGTTCACGTTCCCGACCGAATACCTCAGGGAGCACGGGGCTTCACACCTTCAAGCCCTTGCGCTCCAACTGGGGCACGAGCTGCCGTTCAACTTCGGCTACGCCAGCTTCGCGATCGTCTCACCCCAAGGTTTGTTCAGCTCAGGCGACTGGAAGCTCACCGAAGCGCTCCTCGCCCGGTATCCGGGACTGGACGCCTACAACAACAGGGAGCTCAGCGCAGTCATCGGCACGCACGCCCTGGTCCCCGCCTGGCTCACGTTCCTCGGCCAGCCCCTGCTGGGACAGTTGGGCGGCATCGACGCGCTCCGGAACGCGCTCCCCTTCCCGGAGGTCTCCCTGCTCCCCATGGACGGTGACCGCGTCCTCGTCACCCTGGACGAGTGGCCAGACCCCATCGACACACAGACGAAAGCCATCCCCCCCCAGTACCGCGCACTGGCCCAGCTGATGGAGCCCTTCCTCTTCCAATACAAAGGCGAAGAGCTCCTTCCCTTCCAACACGACACGAACCAGTGGCTTCGCCGGTTCCTCTAACCCTGCGGCCAGGGCGACAGCTTCTCCGCCTCGTACCGCCCCAGCAGCGCATGCGTCGCGCGCGCCGCCTCTTCCACCTCCACGCGGGACAGCCCCCGCGGCAGTGACGGAATCAGCGTCGGGAACGGCTGGTCGAAGACGAGCAGGTTCTCCATCTCCAGCGGGTCCGTCTCCAGGTCATACAGCTCCCACTGGTCCGCGTGCTCTCCGGACGGGTCAAACGTCCTCGCCAGCTTCCAGCGGGGCGTGCGCACGCAGCGGACGTGGTTCGGCTGGCACACCGCTCCGGGCCTCAACCCGGGCACCTTGCCCTGCTCCCGCAGCCGCTCCACCGCTCGCGAGTACACGGTGAACAGCGCGTCATCGTGCAGCTGGTGCGGGTCTCCCGTGCGCGGCAGCGGCTCCGTGATTTCGTCGTCCGTGATGAAGAGGACGCCTTCTCGCGGCGTGCCGTTGGGCTCCACCACCGTGGTGGACTCGCCCCTCGCCAGCGGGCTCAGGTCCGCGCCCACGAACGGCGGCACCGGACGGTGGAGCCGCAGGTCCGTGCGGATCGCCGCCTGCTCCTCGCGGGTAATCCCCGCCAGCCCCAGCACCGTGGGCACGATGTCCGCGTGGCTCGTCAGCGCGTCGATGTATCGCGTCTTCTGCTCCTCGGAGAACTGCACCACCAGCGGCACGTGCAGCGCCTCCTGGTAGGACGTGTGCCACTTCTCCATCAGGTAGCTGTGTGCCGCGCCGTACTCGCCGTGGTCGGAGAGGAACACCACCACCGTGTTCTCCCGCAGCCCCGTCTCGTCCAGCGTCCGCAGCACCCGCTCAATGTGCCCGTCCACCAGGTGGATGAGCCACGCGTAGTACTGCTGGAAGCGCAGCGCCGCCTTCTCCGGGTCGTGCGTCAGCTGGAACGGGATGCCCGCGTTCAACGTCACCGTCACCGGGTCGATGTTCTCGTTCGCCTGGTGCATCGTCAGGCCCGTCTTCGACGACAGCGCGAGCCCCACCTTGTACGCATAGTCCCGCTGACAGGCCGGCTTGTTCTCCAACGTGTCGTGCAGATTCGACGGCACGCTCGCGTTGTCCTGCGGGAACCCCAGCGGGTTCAGCGGCACCGTGAACGTCCCCCCCGTGGGCGCCACCGACCGCCCCCCCGTAGGCACCATCAGCGGCCCCACCTTGGGCCCCGCCGGATCCAACTGCCGCGGCAGGATGGGATACGTCGCGATGTCGTGCGGATTGGTGAACGACGCCACCGCCAGCCACGGCTGGGGCTCGCTCCCCGGCGCGGCGGCCCGGGGCGCCTCGTACGACTGCTCCGCCAGCGCCCG from Corallococcus exiguus harbors:
- a CDS encoding phospholipase D-like domain-containing protein, which produces MGCRLYASASVASAFLREHWPFGPPFPECHGFSPEKGVFASLHAKCVVVDARWVFVTSANFTDRGQTRNIEVGVLLEDAHLAAVLESQFSTGEWFSRVA
- a CDS encoding sulfatase-like hydrolase/transferase, which gives rise to MSTPSRPNILILTVDQLQFPPFAYGPDGGFLPAIKDILGFADEGGEDNPFRKFFPGFAALRKNAAVFRNHTIAASACTPSRAVIYTGQYGTRTGVTQTDGLFKSGDAAAFPWLSADGIPTLGHWFQKAGYHTHYFGKWHVSNPPDHSLKQYGFDDWELSYPEPHGASINNLGAFRDEGFADLACGFLRRMALGEPYNRALAEQSYEAPRAAAPGSEPQPWLAVASFTNPHDIATYPILPRQLDPAGPKVGPLMVPTGGRSVAPTGGTFTVPLNPLGFPQDNASVPSNLHDTLENKPACQRDYAYKVGLALSSKTGLTMHQANENIDPVTVTLNAGIPFQLTHDPEKAALRFQQYYAWLIHLVDGHIERVLRTLDETGLRENTVVVFLSDHGEYGAAHSYLMEKWHTSYQEALHVPLVVQFSEEQKTRYIDALTSHADIVPTVLGLAGITREEQAAIRTDLRLHRPVPPFVGADLSPLARGESTTVVEPNGTPREGVLFITDDEITEPLPRTGDPHQLHDDALFTVYSRAVERLREQGKVPGLRPGAVCQPNHVRCVRTPRWKLARTFDPSGEHADQWELYDLETDPLEMENLLVFDQPFPTLIPSLPRGLSRVEVEEAARATHALLGRYEAEKLSPWPQG
- a CDS encoding type VI immunity family protein, coding for MTKDYPVIRLWSKGEPPVPTARDGVVLHFFIQHEHKEAALAAWRALQHYRQAIPPGSLGWYGADDGDILELDDRGWEVARQKMIERPSGYSGSALLLESPGGGEVSSGYIFEYEGWSSDNPFGKVPFVSVSFTFPTEYLQENGAASFRALALELAQELPFSFGYASFAIISPGSHWSSTRGELIEALLIRYPGLDLHNIEDFGPIIGTRALGPHWLTFLGQPLLGQPGGIDALRNVLPFPEVSLLPMDGDRVLVTLDEWPDPIDTQTKAIPPQYRALARLMEPFLFQYEGKELLPYQHDTNQWLRRFLQP
- a CDS encoding DUF3396 domain-containing protein; its protein translation is MRDNFPSIQLRARKGWLAGRDGIVISFFIQRTPADFAPAVWRALQTYLRAIPAGTLGWYPSDDGDMAPLDDAGWKHLRQCLLEPPWNGLRSIELMESPSEAGGYHFEYYGRQLGDPILEDPISSVSFTFPTEYLREHGASHLQALALQLGHELPFNFGYASFAIVSPQGLFSSGDWKLTEALLARYPGLDAYNNRELSAVIGTHALVPAWLTFLGQPLLGQLGGIDALRNALPFPEVSLLPMDGDRVLVTLDEWPDPIDTQTKAIPPQYRALAQLMEPFLFQYKGEELLPFQHDTNQWLRRFL